A genomic region of Thermodesulfobium narugense DSM 14796 contains the following coding sequences:
- the hemC gene encoding hydroxymethylbilane synthase — protein sequence MIERIVIGTRGSKLALTQARYVAEFINKFDSTIKIEIKIIKTTGDKLMVALHEAPERGLFVKEIEEALLNKDIDLAVHSMKDMPAEAVSELEIFAVPVREDPSDVIVPRKELSIENLDDISPNSVFATSSLRRISLLNNFFTFKEIKDIRGNIDTRLKKLDEGFCDYLIMAKAALNRLGIKRNYITLDPFTFVPAVAQGALAIQGRRKDFNRFAKIIKFLDDFNTRISTDIERRVLKLIGGGCQIPFGCYVCPIKNKSFKISAFIEKDGNIRRVLFEEDFKKDKNEVANEIYKRLFS from the coding sequence TTGATCGAAAGAATCGTAATTGGTACTCGCGGAAGTAAACTCGCTCTTACTCAGGCAAGATATGTAGCCGAATTTATTAACAAATTTGATAGTACAATTAAAATAGAAATAAAGATCATTAAAACTACAGGCGATAAACTTATGGTTGCACTACACGAAGCTCCTGAAAGAGGATTGTTTGTTAAAGAAATTGAAGAGGCACTCTTGAATAAAGATATAGATTTAGCTGTACACAGTATGAAAGACATGCCTGCAGAAGCTGTAAGCGAACTAGAAATTTTCGCTGTTCCTGTAAGAGAAGATCCATCTGATGTGATTGTACCAAGAAAAGAATTAAGTATTGAAAATTTAGATGATATTAGTCCAAACTCAGTATTTGCAACTAGCAGTCTAAGAAGGATATCTCTTTTAAATAATTTCTTTACATTTAAAGAAATTAAGGATATAAGAGGAAATATTGATACTAGATTAAAAAAACTTGATGAAGGTTTCTGTGATTATCTTATAATGGCAAAAGCTGCTTTAAATAGGCTTGGAATAAAAAGAAATTACATTACTCTTGATCCGTTTACCTTTGTTCCTGCCGTAGCACAGGGTGCTCTTGCTATTCAAGGAAGGAGAAAGGATTTCAATAGGTTTGCCAAAATTATAAAATTTTTAGATGATTTTAATACAAGAATTTCAACAGATATCGAAAGAAGGGTTTTAAAGCTGATTGGTGGTGGGTGTCAAATTCCCTTTGGCTGTTATGTTTGTCCTATTAAAAACAAATCTTTTAAAATTTCTGCTTTTATAGAAAAAGATGGTAATATAAGAAGAGTTTTATTTGAAGAAGATTTTAAAAAGGATAAAAATGAGGTTGCTAATGAAATTTATAAAAGGCTTTTCTCCTAA
- the ccsA gene encoding cytochrome c biogenesis protein CcsA, whose translation MILVAIDLIVLSIFFSILNVFKKNKINIYFSIFLALLCFFDLGVYIIRLFLSLQFFYINIFIYEKLISTFLLLVFIYFNFKESWRIIALFVILFSLFFLIHSEIFEFSQIIIATNIYNKNFPHILLFYHYIFASIAQTLFLSSFILSFFFFYERWRVKHKRFGPFIKLLPSLPELDKKILTFISLGFGFLTVSIFLGFLILKEIYNGFYLIDPNNVFNVVLWLMFLIYIIVRKKTRVMTEKLSLLVLISTILTFLSIFLSYFTITFHNFR comes from the coding sequence ATGATTTTAGTAGCTATCGACTTAATTGTTCTGTCTATTTTTTTCTCTATTTTAAATGTTTTCAAAAAAAATAAAATCAATATATATTTTTCTATATTTTTGGCTTTGCTTTGTTTTTTTGATTTAGGGGTTTATATTATAAGATTGTTTTTGAGTTTACAGTTTTTTTATATTAATATTTTCATTTACGAAAAATTAATTAGTACTTTTTTGTTGCTTGTTTTTATATACTTTAATTTTAAAGAAAGTTGGAGAATTATTGCTCTATTTGTTATTTTATTTTCTTTATTTTTTCTTATTCACTCAGAAATATTCGAATTTTCACAAATAATTATTGCTACAAACATTTATAATAAAAATTTCCCTCATATCCTTTTATTTTATCATTATATTTTTGCATCTATTGCTCAAACTTTATTTTTATCTTCTTTTATACTTTCTTTCTTTTTCTTTTACGAAAGATGGAGGGTGAAACATAAAAGATTTGGACCCTTTATAAAACTTTTGCCTTCGCTGCCAGAGCTTGATAAAAAGATTTTGACTTTTATTTCTTTAGGATTTGGTTTTTTAACCGTTTCAATATTTCTTGGTTTTTTAATATTAAAAGAAATATATAATGGTTTCTATTTGATTGATCCAAACAATGTGTTTAATGTTGTATTATGGTTAATGTTTTTAATATATATAATAGTAAGAAAAAAAACTAGAGTGATGACAGAAAAACTTTCCTTGTTGGTCTTGATTTCTACAATTTTAACTTTTCTATCAATTTTTCTTAGTTATTTTACTATTACCTTCCACAATTTTAGGTAA
- the hemA gene encoding glutamyl-tRNA reductase produces MQLKLLGLNYKSATVDIREKISFPSYNSLISGLKTLFSIVEPDEAIIISTCNRTEVICVNPKKDIIEFFSYIANIPKESMRKFTYYFEDIQVAKHLFIVASSLDSLVVGESQILSQIKDAQEVASTNKFSGLILNHLISQAIRVGKRVRTETQIGKGNLSVATVAIELANSIFGSIEKKKILVVGAGKMSKLFLKTLKNHGVSNIFISNRSKEKGIEISNEFNGKFLDFEKRFEILNEVDIVLSSTGSCDYIFPFDLVKKSTSKRAESLFMIDIAIPRDIDPKVNNLENVFLYNIDDLTKVVEKNRNKRLKEVPRVEEIIEEELKLFNHWCYLNKIIPTISRIRIGAEKIRKAEVEKTLSKLEGKLSEKEIEQIDAMTKAIVKKILHNPTVQLKRHINDKNLENIINITELLFNLNSDSLLPDFGKHKESK; encoded by the coding sequence TTGCAATTAAAATTGTTGGGCCTTAACTATAAGAGCGCAACAGTAGATATCAGGGAAAAAATCTCTTTTCCAAGTTACAATAGTTTAATTTCAGGTTTAAAAACTCTTTTTTCTATTGTTGAACCTGATGAAGCAATTATTATTTCTACATGCAATAGAACTGAAGTTATATGTGTGAATCCCAAAAAAGATATAATAGAATTTTTTTCATATATTGCGAATATTCCCAAAGAGTCTATGAGAAAATTTACTTATTATTTTGAAGATATTCAAGTTGCTAAGCATTTGTTTATTGTAGCCTCCAGTCTTGACTCTTTAGTAGTAGGAGAAAGTCAAATTCTTTCTCAAATTAAAGATGCTCAGGAAGTTGCGAGCACAAATAAGTTTAGCGGTTTGATATTAAATCATTTGATTTCTCAAGCTATAAGAGTTGGAAAAAGAGTAAGAACAGAAACTCAAATAGGAAAGGGCAACTTAAGCGTTGCAACTGTTGCTATTGAACTTGCTAATTCAATTTTTGGATCCATAGAAAAAAAGAAAATTTTGGTAGTTGGCGCGGGCAAAATGTCTAAACTTTTTTTAAAAACTTTAAAGAATCATGGTGTTTCAAATATATTTATTAGCAATAGGAGTAAGGAAAAAGGAATTGAAATTTCTAATGAATTTAACGGTAAATTTTTAGATTTCGAAAAAAGATTTGAAATATTAAACGAAGTTGATATTGTACTTTCTTCTACTGGTTCTTGTGATTACATCTTTCCTTTTGATTTAGTTAAAAAAAGTACAAGCAAAAGAGCTGAATCTTTATTTATGATTGACATTGCTATTCCGAGAGACATAGATCCAAAAGTTAATAACTTAGAAAACGTTTTTTTGTACAATATTGACGATTTAACTAAAGTTGTCGAAAAAAATAGAAATAAAAGATTGAAAGAAGTACCTAGAGTAGAAGAAATAATTGAAGAAGAGTTAAAATTATTTAATCACTGGTGCTATCTTAATAAAATTATTCCTACTATTTCAAGAATTAGAATAGGTGCAGAAAAAATTAGAAAGGCTGAAGTAGAAAAAACTCTTTCTAAGTTAGAAGGAAAGCTCTCAGAGAAAGAAATTGAACAAATAGATGCTATGACTAAGGCTATAGTAAAAAAAATATTACACAATCCAACTGTCCAATTAAAACGACACATCAATGATAAGAATTTAGAAAATATAATTAATATAACGGAACTTTTATTTAATTTAAATTCTGATTCACTATTGCCAGATTTTGGTAAACACAAGGAGTCAAAATGA
- a CDS encoding precorrin-2 dehydrogenase/sirohydrochlorin ferrochelatase family protein → MYFPFLVNLDDKAILVIGGGKVAYRKVLLFKKFSTNITIIAPEICSEMEKEIKKNNFVYLKKCFENGDTLKFDIIIAATNKRDVNKLISLESRRNNKLVNVVDDPELCAFIVPSIISYENFLIAFSTFGKAPSLSRVFREEFEKDFNSNFDSIIKYLESLREDIKNRNYLPEEKEKILLNCSRKAFKYFRRGKSLSEIKAMIENCN, encoded by the coding sequence ATGTACTTTCCATTTTTAGTAAATTTAGATGATAAAGCTATATTAGTTATTGGTGGAGGAAAGGTGGCATATAGAAAAGTTTTGTTATTCAAAAAATTCTCCACAAATATAACTATTATTGCTCCTGAAATATGTTCTGAGATGGAGAAAGAAATTAAAAAGAATAACTTTGTTTATTTAAAAAAATGTTTTGAAAATGGTGACACCCTAAAATTTGACATAATAATTGCAGCGACAAATAAAAGGGATGTGAATAAATTGATCTCTTTAGAATCAAGAAGAAATAATAAACTTGTGAATGTAGTAGATGATCCTGAACTTTGTGCCTTTATAGTGCCATCTATAATATCCTACGAAAATTTTTTGATTGCTTTTTCTACATTTGGTAAAGCACCATCATTATCAAGAGTTTTTAGGGAAGAATTTGAGAAGGATTTTAATTCAAATTTTGATAGCATTATTAAATATTTAGAATCTTTAAGAGAAGATATTAAAAATAGAAATTATCTTCCGGAAGAAAAAGAAAAAATATTACTTAATTGTTCGCGTAAAGCTTTTAAATATTTTCGAAGAGGGAAAAGCCTGTCTGAAATTAAGGCGATGATTGAAAATTGCAATTAA
- the argF gene encoding ornithine carbamoyltransferase, with translation MNKKSFLDLTVFDNHSLKEIIKLSDKLSTNRFLLGDVLKQKIIALIFLKHSTRTRVSFEVAIRDLGGSTIFLGKDELQIGRGEPIKDTARVLSGYVHGIVARLYSHDSLIELANYSTIPIINALTDYNHPVQILADLLTVYQEFRTLNLKWAYVGDGNNVARSLVEAASIIGFELTIATPEGYELEKEFKEKYSNFDFIKFTNDPVLSVKGASVVYTDTWISMGQEAEKEKRINDFKKYIVDKELFSHAREDAIFLHCLPAYRGLEVSEDVLEGERSRVFKQAHNRLHSEKALLWSIYSGYLSDKILLK, from the coding sequence ATGAATAAGAAATCCTTCTTAGATTTGACAGTTTTTGACAATCACTCATTAAAAGAGATTATAAAACTTTCAGATAAGCTCTCTACAAATAGATTTTTGCTTGGTGATGTTTTAAAACAAAAAATCATTGCTTTAATTTTTTTAAAGCATTCAACTAGAACAAGAGTCTCTTTTGAGGTTGCTATTAGAGACCTTGGTGGAAGCACTATCTTTCTTGGCAAGGATGAACTCCAAATAGGAAGGGGTGAACCTATAAAGGATACTGCCAGAGTGCTAAGTGGTTATGTTCACGGGATAGTTGCAAGACTTTACAGCCATGATTCTTTAATAGAGTTAGCAAATTATTCGACCATACCAATTATTAACGCTTTAACTGATTATAATCATCCTGTACAAATACTTGCAGATCTGCTAACAGTCTATCAAGAGTTTAGAACTTTGAATTTAAAGTGGGCTTATGTTGGGGATGGCAACAACGTAGCCAGGTCTTTAGTGGAAGCTGCTAGCATAATTGGCTTTGAATTGACTATAGCTACTCCAGAAGGGTATGAACTTGAAAAAGAATTTAAGGAAAAGTATAGTAATTTTGATTTTATCAAGTTTACTAACGATCCTGTTTTATCTGTAAAAGGAGCTTCTGTTGTATATACTGATACCTGGATTAGCATGGGTCAGGAAGCAGAAAAGGAAAAAAGAATTAATGACTTTAAAAAGTATATTGTTGACAAAGAACTTTTTTCTCATGCAAGAGAAGATGCTATATTTTTACACTGTTTGCCGGCTTATAGGGGGCTTGAGGTTAGTGAAGATGTTTTAGAGGGAGAAAGATCGAGGGTTTTTAAACAGGCCCACAACAGATTACATAGTGAAAAGGCTCTTTTGTGGTCAATATACAGTGGTTATTTATCTGATAAAATTTTGTTAAAGTAA
- the queD gene encoding 6-carboxytetrahydropterin synthase QueD — MYTLIVEDSFSSAHFLTRNGEIEFEPLHGHTFKVSVEISGNSLDEFGMLIDFRIIKKKLKEILDTFDHKLLNDVVPFSPTSENLSKYIFDEFEKFLENYRGLNVNSITVWESQTTCAKYQKEVQR, encoded by the coding sequence ATGTATACTCTTATAGTTGAAGATAGCTTTTCTTCTGCTCATTTTTTAACCCGTAATGGGGAAATTGAATTTGAGCCTCTTCATGGGCATACCTTTAAAGTAAGCGTTGAAATTTCTGGTAATTCGCTTGATGAATTTGGAATGTTGATTGATTTTAGAATTATAAAAAAGAAGTTAAAAGAGATTTTAGATACTTTTGATCATAAACTTTTAAATGACGTTGTTCCATTTAGCCCCACTTCAGAAAATTTATCAAAGTATATATTTGATGAATTTGAAAAATTTTTAGAAAATTATAGAGGATTGAATGTTAACTCTATTACTGTTTGGGAATCACAAACAACTTGTGCAAAATATCAAAAAGAGGTGCAAAGATGA
- a CDS encoding FAD-dependent oxidoreductase, which yields MKNFKYNFLIFLSFIITIVIIFFIGLLLNKKNNIIYSGSWLQSGYDQAGIRYSDVKIPLHPKVKWAYNAKGWIVGSPAVKDGFVYVNVLGGELLKLNLNNGNLIWSTGEGGFGSVALEDDRVYAGMVGKYGLSSIDPNNGYVYFSNPLWRGIRSSPVIDKNMVFITSLDGNIYSYNSITGKKIWSKFLGEHEMATPAVSGGRVIVGSEDKVLYCLSEENGKILWKLKLSNIIRAAPAIFDKRVYIGDFSGNFYSIDLENGRILWTYKTDDAILNSAAVTPDGNVYLPSCDGYVYALNPYGKLLWKFKTNSYPSSSVTATKDSLLFGTYDGGIYALNITDGKLIWRLYAGGPIRSNVVPINNMIIAGSDDGKVYAFTDDGTLPADKKIVSYTQDKVTYAKLENNKVIIPSEDLKCSDKVDVLIFGGSISALTVAKQIKESGKSVMIIDSAPFLGGKFTQGFSPLPFSELTNSFGNFIKNIQNTYYKNISNDKYVDTEILKFALDKFAKDNKIPVLFHSYPLNVFSKDGYKYTLFISKGGHQIIRSKIVIDASNNSLLLGTIDPSILNFDRAVLNFSVINSNYKNINTAFNDQKVLSFSLERPVENSTEYIDAEEYLRNMYANYILSNHTFVPGVSPISLVLKGSGNEFKEVKNNEFLLPDNPYTPEKDIEEILASLQNTETSNPENTFHVSQEEVPVLKRYDVVVVGGGPSGFAASIMAAKMGMKVALIEQYPFFGGMGTAGGVSYFEPGSVGVIFKEVRTMLYGSKNLPNTGRLFDTEIAKSIYQNMVHNEKNITVYFDSFALMPVMDSKKVLGVVIKRPYDCVAILGKRVIDATGDGDIAAKAGVQYVFGRTWDHKIMPLTTMFTMYPTGPKREKGVWVLSSGKVLVNETRVYANPLNIDKFSNAEMIGREQMWDIFSKIEKKYNYRILSSGPQIGVRESRHFLGEYTLQEKDILVGRYFYDGIALCFYGVDIHNPYGGPGGFQLPIIPYEIPLRTLIPQGVDNLIIVGRTISAQPLAMASFRVQSTMMSVGEAGGLLAAESIKSNLPLKDIDGAKIKQILRNMGVYLP from the coding sequence ATGAAGAATTTTAAGTACAATTTTTTAATATTTTTATCATTTATTATTACAATTGTTATAATTTTTTTTATCGGGTTATTGTTAAATAAAAAGAATAATATTATTTATTCAGGAAGTTGGTTACAATCAGGTTACGACCAAGCTGGTATAAGATATTCTGATGTAAAAATTCCCCTTCATCCTAAAGTAAAATGGGCCTATAATGCTAAGGGTTGGATTGTAGGCAGCCCAGCTGTAAAGGATGGTTTTGTTTATGTAAACGTTTTAGGGGGAGAACTTCTTAAATTAAACTTAAACAATGGTAATTTAATATGGTCTACAGGTGAAGGCGGTTTTGGTTCTGTAGCCCTAGAAGATGATAGGGTTTATGCTGGAATGGTTGGGAAATATGGACTTTCATCTATTGACCCAAATAATGGATATGTATATTTTTCAAATCCTTTATGGAGAGGAATTCGTTCTAGTCCTGTCATAGATAAGAATATGGTATTTATAACATCTTTGGATGGGAACATATATTCATATAATTCCATTACTGGAAAAAAAATTTGGTCAAAATTTTTGGGAGAACATGAAATGGCTACTCCAGCTGTTTCAGGTGGTAGGGTGATTGTTGGTAGCGAAGATAAGGTTTTATATTGTTTGTCGGAAGAGAACGGTAAAATTTTATGGAAATTAAAATTATCTAACATCATCAGAGCAGCTCCTGCTATTTTTGATAAAAGGGTTTATATTGGTGATTTTTCTGGCAATTTTTATAGTATTGATCTTGAAAACGGGAGAATTTTATGGACTTACAAAACCGATGATGCAATTCTCAATTCTGCTGCAGTTACTCCTGATGGAAATGTTTATCTTCCTTCTTGTGATGGGTATGTATACGCACTAAACCCTTATGGCAAACTACTTTGGAAGTTTAAAACCAATAGCTATCCATCTTCTTCTGTTACTGCTACTAAAGACAGTTTATTATTTGGTACATATGATGGTGGGATTTATGCTTTAAATATAACCGATGGCAAGCTAATCTGGAGACTGTACGCAGGTGGACCAATTAGATCAAACGTTGTTCCAATAAACAACATGATCATTGCAGGTTCTGATGATGGTAAGGTTTATGCTTTTACTGATGATGGAACCCTTCCTGCAGATAAAAAAATAGTATCATATACTCAAGACAAAGTGACTTACGCTAAATTAGAAAACAATAAGGTTATTATTCCTTCTGAAGATCTTAAATGTTCTGACAAAGTTGATGTCTTAATTTTTGGTGGATCAATTAGTGCACTTACAGTGGCAAAACAGATAAAAGAATCTGGTAAAAGCGTAATGATAATTGATAGTGCTCCCTTTCTTGGCGGGAAATTTACTCAAGGTTTTTCACCTTTACCATTTTCTGAGTTAACTAATAGTTTTGGAAATTTTATCAAAAATATTCAAAATACTTACTACAAAAACATTTCAAATGACAAATATGTTGATACAGAAATATTAAAGTTTGCTCTTGATAAATTTGCTAAAGACAACAAGATCCCGGTTTTATTTCACTCTTATCCATTGAACGTGTTTAGTAAAGATGGTTATAAATACACATTATTTATCTCTAAGGGCGGACATCAAATAATACGCTCAAAAATCGTAATAGATGCTTCTAATAATTCTCTTCTTTTAGGGACAATAGATCCTTCAATTTTAAACTTTGACAGAGCTGTATTAAACTTTTCAGTAATAAATTCTAATTACAAAAATATTAACACTGCTTTTAATGATCAAAAAGTCTTATCTTTTAGTTTGGAAAGGCCGGTAGAAAACTCTACCGAATATATTGATGCTGAAGAGTATCTTAGAAACATGTACGCAAACTATATTCTTTCAAATCACACATTTGTGCCAGGAGTATCGCCTATAAGTTTGGTTTTGAAGGGATCAGGTAATGAATTTAAAGAAGTTAAAAACAATGAATTCTTATTGCCTGATAATCCATATACTCCTGAGAAAGATATAGAAGAAATTTTAGCTTCACTACAAAACACTGAAACTAGTAATCCAGAGAATACTTTTCATGTAAGTCAAGAAGAAGTTCCTGTTTTAAAAAGGTATGATGTTGTTGTTGTTGGCGGAGGACCTAGCGGATTTGCTGCATCAATTATGGCTGCTAAAATGGGTATGAAAGTAGCTCTTATAGAACAGTACCCATTTTTTGGTGGAATGGGAACTGCAGGGGGGGTTAGTTATTTTGAACCTGGTTCTGTTGGAGTAATTTTTAAAGAAGTAAGAACAATGCTTTATGGTTCAAAAAATCTGCCAAATACTGGTAGACTTTTTGATACTGAGATTGCAAAATCAATTTATCAAAATATGGTTCATAATGAAAAAAACATTACAGTTTATTTCGACTCCTTTGCCCTAATGCCTGTTATGGATTCGAAGAAAGTACTTGGAGTAGTAATTAAAAGACCGTACGACTGTGTAGCTATTTTAGGGAAAAGGGTAATTGATGCAACAGGCGATGGAGATATTGCTGCTAAAGCAGGTGTTCAATATGTTTTTGGAAGAACATGGGATCACAAAATCATGCCACTAACAACAATGTTTACAATGTACCCAACTGGCCCAAAAAGAGAAAAAGGAGTATGGGTTCTTTCTAGCGGTAAAGTCTTAGTAAATGAAACTAGAGTTTATGCAAACCCACTTAATATTGATAAATTTTCTAATGCAGAAATGATTGGTAGAGAACAAATGTGGGATATTTTTTCCAAAATTGAGAAAAAATATAATTATAGGATTTTATCTTCAGGGCCTCAAATCGGAGTTAGGGAATCAAGACACTTTCTTGGGGAATACACGCTTCAAGAGAAAGATATTTTGGTAGGAAGATACTTTTATGATGGCATTGCACTATGTTTTTATGGCGTTGATATTCATAATCCCTACGGAGGACCTGGAGGTTTTCAACTACCGATTATTCCTTATGAAATACCCTTAAGGACCTTGATTCCTCAAGGAGTTGATAACCTGATAATTGTCGGAAGAACTATCAGCGCACAACCACTTGCAATGGCATCATTCAGAGTTCAATCTACTATGATGAGCGTTGGTGAAGCTGGTGGCCTTTTGGCTGCAGAGTCGATAAAATCAAACTTGCCACTAAAGGATATAGATGGAGCAAAGATTAAACAAATCCTAAGAAATATGGGGGTATATCTTCCGTAG
- the dprA gene encoding DNA-processing protein DprA translates to MTDIELWLALSLCKIPFKKIKERLEDRTFLEFLIKGFCDRNYIKLDEKVKSTINFAEKTNTELIPYISKKYPESLKHLNDPPVLLYCKGNVDLLKSEKIISIVGSRRATAYGKSQVIEFSKQLSSFGFTIVSGLARGIDEYAHRSCLEVGGKTIAVLGNGLDIFYPIENRELQIEISETGLLVSEYSFKESPTTYSFPQRNRIIAALSKGILVVEAEKKSGALLTASFSLDLGRDVFSLPGPVNSPKSFGTNTLIRNGAILVRSFEDILDEFGYKIVKENYKQEQLDILTPHEERVLSCLNSTSYTPFELISSKIEDLKPQDLILILTELTLKNKIEEFGGSYKIL, encoded by the coding sequence ATGACTGATATAGAATTATGGTTAGCTCTTTCTCTTTGTAAAATACCATTTAAGAAGATTAAAGAAAGATTAGAAGATAGAACATTCCTTGAATTTTTGATTAAGGGATTTTGTGATAGAAATTACATTAAGTTAGATGAAAAAGTTAAATCAACTATAAATTTTGCAGAAAAAACCAATACTGAATTAATTCCTTATATTTCAAAAAAATATCCTGAAAGTCTAAAGCATTTAAACGATCCGCCAGTTTTACTTTATTGCAAGGGCAATGTAGATCTTTTAAAAAGTGAAAAGATAATATCTATAGTAGGTTCAAGAAGGGCAACTGCATACGGGAAATCTCAAGTAATAGAATTTTCTAAACAACTTTCAAGTTTTGGGTTTACTATTGTTTCTGGTTTGGCAAGAGGTATCGATGAATATGCTCACAGATCTTGTTTAGAAGTAGGAGGAAAGACTATTGCAGTACTTGGTAACGGATTAGATATATTTTATCCGATTGAGAACAGAGAACTTCAAATTGAAATATCAGAAACAGGACTATTGGTTAGTGAATATTCTTTTAAGGAAAGTCCAACAACTTATTCTTTTCCTCAAAGAAATAGGATTATAGCAGCTCTTTCTAAAGGTATACTGGTTGTTGAAGCAGAGAAAAAAAGCGGTGCGCTTTTGACTGCAAGTTTTTCTTTAGATCTTGGGAGAGATGTATTTTCTCTTCCCGGCCCTGTAAATTCTCCAAAAAGCTTTGGAACTAACACTCTTATAAGGAACGGTGCTATTTTAGTGAGGTCTTTTGAAGACATATTAGATGAATTTGGATACAAAATTGTAAAAGAAAATTATAAACAAGAGCAACTTGATATTCTAACACCTCATGAAGAACGAGTTCTTTCATGTTTAAATTCTACGAGTTATACTCCATTTGAATTAATTTCTTCTAAAATTGAAGATTTAAAACCTCAAGATTTAATACTTATATTAACAGAGCTTACATTAAAAAATAAAATTGAAGAGTTTGGGGGAAGTTACAAAATTTTATGA
- a CDS encoding YifB family Mg chelatase-like AAA ATPase, which produces MISKIKSVTLNGLDAYLVDIEVSFTTGYPGFTIVGLPDTVIQESRERIKTALKHVYSEIPVKKITVNLAPADLRKEGSYLDLPVAVGILEAAGIIKRVPENMAFIGELGLDGQIRGVSGAISLALGAKNLGIESLVLSIENAHEGAIVPEVKTYSFSNLNQVIEVFRGDISIENFLAKRELEEEIETNFDIDYADVKGQERAKRAIVVSAAGRHNILLMGPPGSGKSMLMKRFPTILSNLDDEESIVVTQIYSLIGEMKNRKNLIRKRPFRSPHHSISLAGLAGGGSPPRPGEMSLAHRGILFLDEILEFRKDLIESLRQPLEDGRITISRASSSLTFPAQFLLAACSNPCKCGYFKDRFNPCTCALNDIKKYRSKLSGPIRDRFDIMLEVPRLSNEELLGMKPGKTSEEMKNEVLKAKKFQLERTKGIVKNNSELSPKEIKKYIILDDNAKKLLANAIDNHHFSARAYDKILKLSRTIADLDEEEIVKPQHIAEAISLRNIKWDPYD; this is translated from the coding sequence ATGATATCAAAGATTAAAAGTGTTACTTTAAATGGACTTGACGCTTATTTGGTTGATATTGAAGTGAGTTTTACTACTGGATATCCCGGTTTTACTATTGTAGGCCTTCCTGATACGGTTATTCAAGAATCAAGAGAAAGAATTAAGACTGCACTCAAGCATGTCTACAGTGAAATACCTGTTAAGAAAATTACAGTAAATCTTGCCCCTGCTGACTTAAGGAAAGAAGGTTCTTATTTGGATTTGCCTGTTGCAGTTGGAATTTTAGAGGCAGCAGGAATAATCAAAAGAGTTCCTGAGAATATGGCGTTTATTGGTGAATTGGGGCTTGATGGACAGATTCGTGGCGTTTCAGGTGCTATTTCTTTAGCTCTTGGGGCTAAAAATTTAGGCATTGAATCATTGGTTCTATCTATAGAAAACGCACATGAGGGTGCAATAGTTCCAGAAGTAAAAACTTATAGTTTTTCTAATCTTAATCAAGTTATAGAAGTCTTTAGAGGAGATATTTCAATTGAAAATTTTCTTGCAAAAAGAGAATTAGAAGAAGAGATAGAGACTAATTTTGATATCGACTATGCTGATGTAAAAGGACAAGAAAGGGCAAAAAGGGCAATAGTAGTTTCTGCTGCAGGAAGACACAATATACTTTTAATGGGGCCTCCAGGTTCTGGAAAGTCTATGTTAATGAAAAGATTTCCAACAATTCTGTCTAATCTTGATGATGAAGAAAGTATAGTTGTAACACAAATTTATAGTTTGATAGGTGAGATGAAGAATAGAAAAAATCTTATAAGAAAAAGACCATTTAGAAGTCCTCATCATTCAATTTCGCTCGCCGGTCTTGCTGGCGGAGGATCGCCACCCAGACCTGGGGAAATGAGCTTGGCTCATAGAGGAATATTGTTTTTGGATGAAATTCTTGAATTTAGAAAAGATTTGATCGAATCTTTAAGACAACCTCTGGAAGACGGCAGAATTACAATTAGCAGAGCTTCCTCTTCGTTAACTTTTCCTGCACAATTTTTATTAGCAGCTTGTTCAAACCCATGCAAATGTGGTTATTTTAAAGATAGATTTAATCCCTGCACCTGTGCTCTTAATGACATTAAAAAGTATAGAAGTAAACTTTCAGGACCTATTAGAGATAGATTCGATATTATGCTTGAAGTTCCCAGGCTTTCAAATGAAGAATTATTGGGTATGAAACCTGGCAAAACTTCTGAAGAGATGAAAAATGAAGTATTAAAGGCAAAAAAATTTCAGTTAGAAAGAACTAAAGGAATTGTCAAAAATAATTCTGAACTTAGCCCGAAAGAGATAAAAAAATATATAATTTTGGATGATAATGCAAAAAAACTTTTGGCAAATGCTATAGATAATCACCATTTTTCTGCTAGGGCATATGATAAAATTCTAAAACTTTCAAGAACTATAGCTGACTTGGATGAAGAAGAGATTGTAAAACCACAGCATATAGCAGAGGCTATTTCTTTAAGAAATATAAAATGGGATCCATATGACTGA